Genomic DNA from Hordeum vulgare subsp. vulgare chromosome 2H, MorexV3_pseudomolecules_assembly, whole genome shotgun sequence:
CCGACGGGTTCCGCGACCGGGCCGACCCTGTCTACGCCTACCTCGTCGAGGAGGCGCGGCGGTACGGCCGCGCCGACGGCTTCCTGGTCAACAGCTTTGAGGAGCTGGAGCCCGCCGTCGCGGAGGCGTTCGATCGGGACGCCGCGGACGGCGCGTTCCCGCCGGTGTACCCCGTGGGGCCGTTCGTCCGGTCAAGCAGCTCCAGCGAGGAGGCCGATGAGTTGGACTGCTTGGGGTGGCTCGACCGGCAGCCGGCGGGGTCGGTGGTGTACGTCTCGTTCGGTAGCGGCGGCGCGCTGACCGTCGAGCAGACGGCCGAGCTCGCCGCCGGCCTGGAGGCGAGCGGCCACCGGTTCCTCTGGGTGGTGCGCATGCCAAGCCATGACGGGAACAACTACGCCCTGGGGGCAGATGGTGGCCACCGGAGCAACGACGACCCGCTGGCATGGCTTCCGGAGGGCTTCCTGGAGAGGACGAAGGGCAGGGGGCTCGCCGTGGCCGGGTGGGCGCCGCAGGTGACCGTGCTGGCGCACCCGGCGACGGCGGGGTTCATGTCGCACTGCGGGTGGAACTCGACGCTGGAGAGCCTGGCGTCCGGCGTCCCGATGATCACCTGGCCGCTGTACGCCGAGCAGAAGATGAACGCTGCCATCCTGACGGAGTTGACAGGGGTGGCGCTACGGCCGGCGGTGAGCCGAGAGGACAGGTTCGTGTCGGCGGAGGAGGTTGCGGCCACCGTCAGGGAGCTCATGGAAGGGGAGAAGGGGAGAGCCGTGCGCCGCCGAGCCAAGCAGCTTCAGGAAGCTACGGCACGGGCGTGTACGCCGGAGGCGCCGTCGCGGCGGGCGCTGGAGAAGGTGGCCGGGAAGTGGAAGGCCGGGCTACAAAACAGGGACTGACCGAGTGCATGTTTTCTTTAGCCTGTTGTTTGTACACATACGACTGTCTACTATTTTGCGTGGATAATCTGAAGGTATTGTTATTTACTGCTtctttcgttcctaaatataaatctttttaaaaatttcattaaaagactacatacggatgtatacagacatattttagagtctagattcacttattttgcttcgtatataatCCTTtaataaaatttctaaaaaaaacttatatttaggaacggagggagtattactccTTCgattcaaaataagtgtcgcaattTGAACTAAGGATGACAGCTTCAAAATAAGTGTCACAGATTGAACTAAGGTCAGTCGATCCACAATAGTGTGTTGGTAGTTTTCGTGCCCCAGGCCGATCCAATTTGGCCGCTTGGAAACTCTTTTCAGGGAGTATTTATTTTAGCGTGGCACATTAGATACGATATGATTTTCCTTTTTACTCAAAAGTAGAACCAGTATGTCCGCAAATTGTCAGAAATCTTGGAACGAACAACATCACATCTTGTATAAACAAATCAAATTCAGATGGAAAAAAACACACTTTCAGACTGCAAACATTTTCGTTCAATGAAAGCATATAAAAATAGTTTGAAGATTGCCAGCATATCAATGGTCAATAAGGAGTTTCAAGATTAGGCATTTCATTACAATTTTTTTAGCATAAGATTAGGCATTTCATGATTAATGAAAGAAATTGCATAAGGCCGGATGTTGTTATAGACCGCATAATGGAATTCCTCCTGCTGCATAAGAAAATTTTCTATCTTATGAACccatttgaagaaaaaaaaaactgtAATCCAAATACCATTTTTTCCCTCTTAAGTTCTATTGTTTCAAAGAGGCCCAAAAATAAGAATGGTTTTCCAtgataatggtcatataaatattattCAATGTACCGTCTTGTGACATCCATTATTAAAGTGGGTCATCCAGCACGTTTTAACTTTACGCAATCTGGTTTTAACTTTACGCAATCTGGTTAACTGGACTAAATTGAAAACGACTCCAAAAAGGCGAATAAATAAGATGATTAAACATGGTTTCCATACCGGTTCTCCAGAGACCTGAATCCACCTTATTTTAGCCCAAGTAATTtcccatatactccctccgtccggaaatacttgtcctagaaatgcatgtatctagacttattttagttatagatacatccattttattcatttctaggacaagtatttccggacggagggagtatatccaaCTATGacatggtgatgatcttatttaaCTACAAATCTGATACGTAGCCACAGTGTAGACAGGGAAAACAAAAAGGATAATCAGGAAAATAATTTCTGTACTGGAGGTTGCTTTGTTGAAGTTCAATCGCATAACTGGTTTGCGCAATTGTACAACCCCACGCTTATTCACAGCAGTTATGTTTTCAGTCATTGCCCTACAAGGGAACAAACAATGAAATTACAAGCTCAGTTGGATGTATAAAAGGGGACCGCGTTGAAAAGAAACTCACCGTTATGTTTCCCATCTCTGAACTGTGCATTCTTCGATGACTTGAAGGTTTCCAAGAATTCTATACCCTTCTGCAATTCAAGTTTACGCCTTGCCTTGTCCCACTTGTGCTCCGAAGCTAAGATCTCAATGATCCGGGGTAATGCCCTCCCTGCAGCATCTGTGTCAAGAAAGGCAAGCCGACATCTCCTTGCAACAAAGTCAACTGCAGACTCGCAGTACTCATGGCGAGCACAATATGCTACTTCAGCTTCTAAGAATGGGTATCCATGAGCAAGTCGCTTTCCCAAGCCTTCATTCTGGAAAATTAAGCCATTAACAAATAATGAGGATTTGGTATGGTAACCACAGATTTATAGTAGAATAAAACAAGTCTGGGTTACAGTTGcattatgatgaattatgtataCAGTCGTATGATGGGCTATTGGGCTGTATGAGGGCATGAATGCACTATAGCTGATTCAGCAAAGTTACATTGCATAGTTGAACACCGCAATATGTGCTGAATAGTTGACATCCATTCAGGCTAGCTACGCAATCCCAGGTACTCAATGATCAGCACAAGAAATGTACACATGTGCAGCTCATATGAAAGAGAGCCAAGTGTAATATGTACAAATCAAATAATAAAATTCCATATAAAACGAGGGCAAGTGGCTTTAGAAATGTAAGAGATGTACTGATACAAACAAATCAAATAGCTTCAACAATTATAGGTTATCAGTACAATTTCAACAGAAATACTGAACTAGTTCAGAAATTTAGAGtcaaaacagaaatttatttgCCATCATTAAATTTCAGAGAATCCTGAACCTTCAAATTTAAGCATCGTCAACTATGATGCACTCACTATTTATTTAAGGGAAAGACTAAGTGCATTTTCGGAAGAACGCATAAGCAAATAAACTATTTTAACATCACACTGCCATCCTTGTGCTGTCCACGGAAGAAAAAGGTGAAGATGCAGAGGAAGATACAGTTCATTCATTACGTGCAAAAAATTGCATGGCTGCTCAGGGAACTAACGAGTTGGAGAGCATCAagtttgtgtgtataaaatggtAGCTAGGGCGTTGTGGGAGCGGGTCTTTAAATGTCTGGTTATTAAAAACCAAAAACTGAGACGAAATTTCTCCTTCACATCTTCTTCCTTGAGCATTAATTACTTACTGAACTGGGCCTCATGTCAGTGCGAGATCCTACCAGATTGATGCCAACTACAAGACGTTAGCCAGTTCATAAGTTGAGACCTCAGTATATATGCGTCCAATGAATATTCGACTTTGTAAATTTTTAATGTGGTAATGGTGTGCAGATATCTCATGCATCTGTGCGATGCAAAGGTCAACATAGGAAAACACCAAACAGGTGGCCATATTGTGCTTTATTATATTGCACTTATGTTCCTGTATATTCTAATATGAAGTAAAAAAAAAACTTCCCAGTAGGTGCTCATCTTTGAGGCTTGAATAAGAAAAGGcaaaatcaaacttctctttccttCTTACTAAACCATAGCATGCGTATGTAAGTTGCTATAGTCGAGGAATCACAAACCTGGGCAATTGCAGCCACTCTTTCAGCCAAAGTTCCATATGCATGTGACAGATGTTTCGATACAGCACTGTCCATTGCGCCTGGAATAACTTTGCCACCATATGTCTTCTTCATTCGCTTATAATTCTGAGCAAGCACAGTAAAAGAAGCAGGATCCCATCCATATCCACCAACTATATGCAAATGATCAGTCACACAGCCATTTGCAGGCTTCAATTTCCCTGATCTTATTGCTGCATTTACAGCATCTTCAGCCATGCTGAATAAACAAGCTCATTAGAAATTTAGAATACAGCAGTGAAACCTAATATTAGCAGACAGCCAATGCATGAAGTCCCGAGTCCCGATAAAGTACATGAActactaatgcaataaatgacGGTCCAATTAATTTCTCACAATAATGATTAAACAAATGTACTacgtacataatcatcatgatatGCATTGCACGGGATAAACAACTATCAAGATATGAACGATAGTAAAACAGGCAAAAGCTTGAGTGAGCCAAACCAGCTTAATTTATCATGTGTACACAGAGCAAAATTAGCTACTGTGGAATCCTTTACCTTCTATATGTTGTCCATTTTCCACCTGTGATTGTTATTAGCCCTGGGTAGTCTTCAAATACAACATGATCTCTAGAAA
This window encodes:
- the LOC123429247 gene encoding UDP-glycosyltransferase 72B1-like, producing MAAATTGASAPSPSIVQTRPASTADEPRPLPHVVLLASPGMGHLIPLAELARRLAVDHGFTATIVTLTNLSDAAADAAVLSSMPAPVSTAVLPAVALDDLPPDVGFGTLMFELLRRSLPHLRALMGSASLARPAAALVCDFFGTAALPLAADLGVPGYVFFPNSFTLVSVMRHLAELHDGAAPGEHRDLPDTLRLPGCVPLRHAELPDGFRDRADPVYAYLVEEARRYGRADGFLVNSFEELEPAVAEAFDRDAADGAFPPVYPVGPFVRSSSSSEEADELDCLGWLDRQPAGSVVYVSFGSGGALTVEQTAELAAGLEASGHRFLWVVRMPSHDGNNYALGADGGHRSNDDPLAWLPEGFLERTKGRGLAVAGWAPQVTVLAHPATAGFMSHCGWNSTLESLASGVPMITWPLYAEQKMNAAILTELTGVALRPAVSREDRFVSAEEVAATVRELMEGEKGRAVRRRAKQLQEATARACTPEAPSRRALEKVAGKWKAGLQNRD